Within Amycolatopsis sp. FDAARGOS 1241, the genomic segment TGGCGAGTACGCAGCCGGCGGTGTGGAACAGCGGCATGGGGTTGACGAAGTTCTCGCCTGGGCGCATGTCGAGGGTGCGGCAGTAGGAGAGGCGGGCGTTGTTGGTGATGCCGCGGTGGTTCAGGATGGCGCCTTTGGGGACACCGGTGGTGCCGGAGGTGTATTGGATCTGGGCGGGGTCGCCGGGTTCGACGTCCGGGAGGGGCTGGGTGGGGGTGCCGGAGGCGCGGAAGGCGGGCCAGTCTTCGAATAGGACGGCTTCGCGCAGGTGGGGCAGGTCGGCGCGGACGTGGGAGAGGATGTCGGCCATGGGGGTGCCGCGGTAGTCGCGGACGAGGAAGACGCCGGCGGCTTCGGATTGGCCGAGGACGTGGCGCAGTTCGTCTTCGCGGAGTGCGGGGTTGACGGTCACGAGGGTGAGGCCGGCGAGTGCGGCGGCCATTTCGAGGAGGATCCATTCGGGGATGTTGTTGGCCCAGGCCGCGACGTGTTCGCCGGGTTCGAAGCGGCCGAGCAGGGCGCGGGCGGCTTGTTCGGCTTCGTCGAGGAGCTGGGCGTAGGTCCAGCGGCGGCGCGCGGTGGGGTCGGGGACGCCTTCGACGAGCGCCGGTGCGTTGGGTGCCTGGTCGGCGGCGGTGCGGAGCAGGGTGCCGACGGTGAGCTCGTGGACGGCGTCGAGTTCGGTCGCGGGCGTGTAGGCGGCGGGCGCGTCGGTGGTTTCGGGCACGGTAGCCTCCCTCGCTCGGCCGGCGAGCGCGGTCCGCCGGCGTGTCCCCGGGTGACCTTTCGGACTGTAGTCCGCCTGCGGGTCAGCGGAGCTGCTCGAGGTCCTTCGCGGCGAGGGCGACTTCTTCAGCGAGCCGGCTGAGCTCGCCGGAGCCGGCGCCGTCCTGAGCGGCGGTGACGATGTCTTCGGCGGCGCAGCGCAGCTGGAAAAGGCGGTCTTGGAGGGCGGCGATTTCGGTGTCGGAGAGCACGACGGCGTCTTCGGGCAGGCCGCTGCGTTGCAGGGCGGTGCGGCGTTCGTAGGCGCGCTGGCGGCAGGACTGGCCGCAGTAGCGGCGGCGCCGGCCGACGTTGCCGCCTTCGGGCAGGCGGCGGCCGCACCAGCCGCAGTGCTTCGGGGCGCCTGTGCGGCGCGGTACGACGCGTTCGTCGCCGGTCATCGGCTGCTCGGCCAGTTCCCTCACCCGCCGGACTCTAGCTGGCCATCGTGTTCTCATGCCGGGGCCATGCCGGTGGTGGAGACTGTTCGCATGCGCCCACCGTTTCCGTACCTGGCCGATCCGCTCCCCCGTGCGTTCGCCCACCGTGGCTGGCACCTCGACGATCTGGCGGGGATGGAGAATTCGCTGCCGGCGTTCCAGCGGGCTGTCGCCGAGGGGTACCGCTACGTCGAGACGGACGTGCACGCGACGGCGGACGGTGTGGTGGTGGTGCACCACGACGGCACGCTGGATCGCACGACGGATGGTTCGGGGTTGATCGCGACGCAGACGTGGGAGCAGATCAAGCACGTCAAGATCGGCGGTCGGGTGGCGTTGTCCCGGTTGGAGGACGTGCTGGAGGAGCTGCCGCAGGCGCGGTTCAACGTGGACGTGAAGGCGAACAGCGCGGTGGAGCCGTTCGTGCGGGTGCTGGAGCGTACGGGTGCGTTCGACCGGGTGGCGGCGGCGTCCTTTTCGGACTCGCGGCTGGTTCGGTTGCGGCGGCTGGCGGGGCCGAAGCTGCTGACGGCGATGGGGCCGCGGTCGGTGCTGGCGGTGTGGGCGAACGGGTGGGCGCCGTTGCTGCCGTTGGGGCGGTTCGCGAGCGGGTACCTGGCGCAGGTGCCGGTGCGGCAGGGGCCGTTGACGGTGGTGGACCGGTCCTTCGTGAGGGCGGCGACGCGCACGGGGTTCGAGGTGCACACGTGGACGATCGACGATCCGGTGCAGATGCGGCAGCTGCTGGATCTGGGGGTGCACGGGATCGTGACGGACCGGCCGGATCTTCTGCGGGAGGTCTTGGTGGAGCGGGGGGTGTGGCAGCAGCAGGCCGGGTGAGTGTGGCGGTCCGGTGTGGTGGTCGCCGCGGCGACCACCACACCGGCTGAGCCCGTCCTCGGGCGGCGGGCCGAGGCGGGTCAGCGCGGGGGTTTGCCCTGCCAGGCGGCTTTCCACGTCTTGGGGCCGAGGCGGCCGGAGTCGTTGATGCCGTTGGCGCGCTGGAGGGCGAGCACGGCGGTCTTGGTCTTGTCGTAGTAGCAGCCGGTGCCGGTGAAGCCGTAGCCGAAGGCGTTCATGCGCAGCTGGAAGGTCCTGAGCGCGGGGGCGCAGTCGCCGTAGGCGTAGACCAGGCCGGGCCAGGCGGGCATGGGGCCTGAGGACGGTGGCGCGGGCTGGGGTTTGGGGGCCGGTGGGGCGGGCAGGCCGGTGCTGCCCATGTAGGCGGATTCGTCGTAGGACGGGATGCGTTTGCTGCGGGCGTCGGCGTCGCCGACGAGGTTGAGCATGGTGCCGCATTCCCAGGGTTGCCAGCCGCGCATGCGGTAGAGGTAGAGCGCGCGGTAGTCCTGCTCGCGGGGGCTGGCTTGGTCTGGCCTGCCTTGGCCGCCGACGCTGCGCCAGGTGGCGAGGTCGAACTGGTAGGCGCCGTAGTAGCCGTTGCCGGTGTTGATGGTGTAGCGGCCGCTGGATTCGCACATCCGCAGTTTGGCCCAGGCGCTGGAGGAGGGGTCCGCGGACGCGGCGCCGGTGGCGGCGAGCTGCAGTCCCACGACGGCCGCGGCGAGCAGCAGGATCCTCACCGCACTCCGGTGAGCAGTGCGAACGCGGTTGGTCATGGCTTGCACAGTAAGCAGGCGACCCATTGACCACAAGAGTCACACCACGAACACCAGTCTCACATGAATCGTCGAAGAATCACCGGAGCGACACGCGGAGAAGGGGTTCGAGCGCGATTCCGGACGCTGTTCGGCGCAGCCCGGATGATCAGTGGGCGACGAACCGGACACGGTTTACCCGTTCGGCGGTGCCGGGTGCGCCCGCGCCGATAGTGTGCCGCCCGACCTGGTGTTTCGCGACCGATGAGGAGCCGTGGATGACGCTGGCCGAGACCCGTGTCAAGAAGCGGGAACGGTGGGGCTGGTACTTCTACGACTGGGCCAATTCGCCGTTCTACTCGTCGGTGACGACGGTGTTCGGCGCGCTGTACATGAGCACTGTCGCGGCCGCGGACGCGAAACAGAACATCACCCTTAACGGGGACAACGCGTGCGTCGACGCGTCCGGTGTGGACGACAAGCTCCACAACTGCGACGTGTCGTTGTTCGGGTTGCACTTCCCTGCCGGGTCGACGTGGGGTTACCTGCTGTCGGTGGCGACGGTGGTGCAGGTGCTGGTGCTGCCGATCGCCGGCGCGGTGGCCGATCGCAGCCGCAAAAAGCGGCGGATCCTGGGCGCGTTCGCGTGGCTGGGCGCGGCGGCGTCGGCGCTGATGTTCTTCATGGCCGGTTCGAACTGGCAGCTCGGTGCGGCGCTGTTCATCGTCGCGAACATCGGCTACGGCGGTTCGCTGGTGGTCTACTACTCGTTCCTGGTCGACATCGCGGGGCCGGACGAGCGCGACGACGTGTCGGCGAAGGGTTGGGCGTTCGGTTACCTCGGTGGCGGGCTCGCGCTCGCGTTGCAGCTGGCGTTCTACCTCAGCCGCGACGCGCTGGGTGTGGACACCGCGACGGCGGTGCGGATCTGCTTCCTCACGTCGGGCTTGTGGTGGGCGGCGTTCACCGTGCCGACGCTGCGCGCGCTCCCCCGCCGGCACACGCCGACGGCGACGGAGCCGGGGGTGTCGGTGCTGCGGGCGGGGTTTCGGGAGCTGCGGCAGACGGTCGTGGCGGCGAAGGCGTTC encodes:
- a CDS encoding transglycosylase family protein, with the protein product MTNRVRTAHRSAVRILLLAAAVVGLQLAATGAASADPSSSAWAKLRMCESSGRYTINTGNGYYGAYQFDLATWRSVGGQGRPDQASPREQDYRALYLYRMRGWQPWECGTMLNLVGDADARSKRIPSYDESAYMGSTGLPAPPAPKPQPAPPSSGPMPAWPGLVYAYGDCAPALRTFQLRMNAFGYGFTGTGCYYDKTKTAVLALQRANGINDSGRLGPKTWKAAWQGKPPR
- a CDS encoding glycerophosphodiester phosphodiesterase, translating into MRPPFPYLADPLPRAFAHRGWHLDDLAGMENSLPAFQRAVAEGYRYVETDVHATADGVVVVHHDGTLDRTTDGSGLIATQTWEQIKHVKIGGRVALSRLEDVLEELPQARFNVDVKANSAVEPFVRVLERTGAFDRVAAASFSDSRLVRLRRLAGPKLLTAMGPRSVLAVWANGWAPLLPLGRFASGYLAQVPVRQGPLTVVDRSFVRAATRTGFEVHTWTIDDPVQMRQLLDLGVHGIVTDRPDLLREVLVERGVWQQQAG